One part of the Lotus japonicus ecotype B-129 chromosome 2, LjGifu_v1.2 genome encodes these proteins:
- the LOC130735939 gene encoding uncharacterized protein LOC130735939, translating into MEVYVDDMIVKSAKSSDHGDDLKEAFAQLRKYRMKLNPEKCSFGIQGGKFLGFMITSRGIEVNPDKGKAILEMKSPTNVKEVQRLTGRMTALARFLPMACDKAAPFFTCLKKNSKFQWTEACEQAFTKLKESLATLLVLSKPTPGVPLTLYLAVTDRAVSTVLLQEEGKKQKPRGQVTIQSLIDFVAELTPTEGEKTQGEWVLFVDGSSNDTGSGAGITIESPDKMVIEQSLKFEFKASNNQSEYEALIAGLRLAIELGVQKLFIKGDSQLVVKQVKGEYQVKDPQLSKYLEVVHRLMMEIEKIRIEHIPRSQNERVDVLAKLASTGRLGNYQTVIQETLPRPSIDLVEVKLKAVKTVTEDKPSWMESIKTFLKNPPKDDDLNTKKKRKEVSFYTLVGDDLYRRGIMSPMLKCVDMRDAQGIMVEVHEGVCSSHIGGRSLAVKVLRAGFYWPTMKKDCLEYVKKCEKCQVFSDLHKASPEELTTMMAPWPFAMWGTDILGPFPVAKAQMKFGVPMALVMDNGTQFTSNVTREFCADMGIEMRFASVEHPQTNGQAESANKVFYEAAYVKMKGQ; encoded by the exons ATGGAagtatatgtggatgatatgattgttaaGTCCGCCAAGTCCAGTGACCACGGCGATGATCTTAAGGAAGCATTTGCTCAGCTAAGAAAATACCGTATGAAGTTAAATCCCGAGAAATGTTCATTTGGGATTCAAGGGggaaagtttttgggattcatgataaCATCAAGGGGGATAGAAGTAAATCCAGATAAAGGTaaggcgatcttggaaatgaaaagcccaacaaatgTCAAGGAAGTACAACGGTTAACAGGACGCATGACTGCCTTAGCACGCTTCTTGCCAATGGCGTGTGACAAAGCAGCTCCGTTCTTCACTTGTTTGAAAAAGAATTCGAAGTTTCAATGGACCGAGGCATGTGAACAAGCTTTTACTaaattgaaagaatcattagCAACATTACTAGTACTATCCAAACCCACGCCAGGCGTTCCTTTGACGCTCTACTTGGCAGTTACGGATAGGGCGGTCAGTACGGTGTTGCTTCAGGAAGAAGGGAAAAAGCAGaag CCAAGGGGACAAGTTACAATCCAAAGCTTgattgacttcgtggcggaattaacacccacagAAGGCGAGAAAACTCAGGGAGAGTGGGTCCTGTTTGTTGATGGATCCTCCAACGATACGGGAAGTGGGGCAGGAATAACTATTGAAAGCCCGGACAAGATGGTCATCGAACAATCTTTGAAATTCGAGTTTAAGGCGAGCAACAACCAATCAGAATACGAGGCACTAATCGCCGGATTAAGGCTCGCCATTGAATTAGGCGTTcagaaattgttcatcaaaggcGACTCACAGCTGGTTGTTAAGCAGGTAAAAGGAGAGTATCAGGTGAAGGATCCACAACTTTCTAAATACCTGGAAGTGGTGCACAGGTTAATGATGGAAATAGAGAAGATCAGGATAGAACATATTCCAAGAAGTCAAAATGAAAGGGTAGACGTGCTGGCAAAACTGGCCAGCACGGGGCGATTGGGCAATTATCAAACAGTCATCCAAGAAACTCTTCCTCGCCCCAGTATTGACTTGGTGGAAGTTAAGTTAAAGGCAGTAAAAACGGTAACCGAAGACAAGCCTTCGTGGATGGAATCAATCAAAACTTTCctcaaaaaccctccaaaggatgatGATCTGAACACGAAAAAAAAGCGTAAGGAGGTTAGTTTTTACACGCTGGTAGGCGATGATCtatatcggcggggaattatgtctcctatgctcaaatgtgttgacATGAGAGATGCCCAAGGAATCATGGTAGAAGTTCATGAAGGAGTATGCTCTAGTCATATAGGAGGGCGATCATTGGCAGTAAAGGTATTGAGAGCAGGATTTTACTGGCCAACAATGAAGAAAGACTGCCTGGAATACGTCAAGAAGTGTGAAAAGTGTCAAGTTTTCTCTGACCTACACAAAGCCTCGCCTGaagagttaacaaccatgatggcaccttggccatttgctatgtgggggacgGACATTTTAGGACCATTCCCGGTAGCAAAGGcgcaaatgaa GTTTGGTGTCCCCATGGCTTTGGTAATGGATAATGGGACTCAATTCACAAGCAATGTCACCAGAGAATTTTGTGCGGAtatgggaattgaaatgcgatTTGCATC